From a region of the Actinomadura luzonensis genome:
- a CDS encoding polynucleotide kinase-phosphatase, whose amino-acid sequence MISVPELSLVVLVGVSGSGKSTFARRHFRPTQVISSDFCRGLVADDENDQAATPAAFDLLHHIVGVRLSRGLFTVVDATNVQYAARKSLIDLARKHDVLADAIVLDVPEEVAIARNAGRPDRDFGPGVVLRQRKDLRRSLGKISRDGFRKVHVLRGEDEIAAAAVTYEKAWSDLTHLTGPFDVIGDVHGCRAELEALLARLGWEGIRHPEGRTAVFVGDLVDRGPDTPGVLRLVMDMVEAGTALCVAGNHEQKLVRALNGRNVKVTHGLQESLDQLAAQPPEFVERARAFMDGLLSHYRLDGGRLVVAHAGLKEAYHGRASKRVRSFALYGDTTGETDEYGLPVRLPWAEDYRGRATVVYGHTPTTHPEWVNNTICLDTGCVFGGRLTALRYPERELVQVPAEKTWYEPVKPLGGGPARDPGMLDIGDVTGTRHVETRFGGRVKIAEENAAAALEVMSRFAVDPRWLVYLPPTMAPPETSRLDGYLEHPHEAFEEFAAAGVREVVCEEKHMGSRAVAVLARTPEAAAARFGVRDGSPGTVYTRTGRPFFADAGPLAERLAAACAPLWDELGSDWVVLDCELLPWSAKAGDLIRSQYASVGAAARAALPEAVSVLEAAAGRGLGVGELLDRTRRRSSNAALFRDAYARYCWPVDGLEGVRVAPFQILACEGRATALEPHAWHLATLARLEGPLIAPTRHVFADLDSPESRAAATAWWESLTAAGGEGMVVKPAAYTPGRVQPGVKVRGREYLRIIYGPDYTESLDVLRRRFLGKKRSLALREYALGLEALARLADGEAAWRVHEPVFAVLALESEPVDPRL is encoded by the coding sequence ATGATCAGCGTTCCCGAGCTGTCGCTCGTGGTGCTCGTCGGCGTCTCCGGCAGCGGCAAGTCGACGTTCGCCCGCAGGCACTTCAGGCCCACGCAGGTGATCTCGTCCGACTTCTGCCGCGGCCTGGTCGCCGACGACGAGAACGACCAGGCGGCCACCCCGGCCGCCTTCGACCTGCTGCACCACATCGTCGGCGTGCGGCTGTCGCGCGGCCTGTTCACCGTGGTCGACGCCACCAACGTCCAGTACGCCGCCCGCAAGAGCCTCATCGACCTGGCCAGGAAGCACGACGTGCTGGCCGACGCGATCGTGCTCGACGTGCCGGAGGAGGTCGCGATCGCGCGCAACGCCGGCCGTCCCGACCGCGACTTCGGCCCCGGCGTGGTGCTCCGCCAGCGCAAGGACCTGCGCCGCTCGCTCGGCAAGATCTCCCGCGACGGGTTCAGGAAGGTGCACGTGCTGCGCGGCGAGGACGAGATCGCCGCCGCCGCCGTCACCTACGAGAAGGCGTGGTCGGACCTGACCCACCTGACCGGCCCGTTCGACGTGATCGGCGACGTGCACGGCTGCCGCGCCGAGCTGGAGGCGCTGCTGGCCCGGCTGGGCTGGGAGGGGATCCGGCACCCGGAGGGCCGCACGGCGGTGTTCGTCGGCGACCTGGTGGACCGCGGCCCGGACACGCCGGGCGTGCTGCGCCTGGTCATGGACATGGTCGAGGCCGGCACCGCGCTCTGCGTGGCGGGCAACCACGAGCAGAAGCTGGTGCGCGCGCTGAACGGCCGCAACGTCAAGGTCACCCACGGCCTCCAGGAGTCGCTGGACCAGCTCGCCGCGCAGCCGCCGGAGTTCGTGGAGCGGGCGCGGGCGTTCATGGACGGCCTGCTCAGCCACTACCGGCTGGACGGCGGCCGGCTCGTGGTCGCGCACGCCGGGCTCAAGGAGGCCTACCACGGCCGCGCGTCCAAGCGGGTGCGCTCCTTCGCCCTGTACGGCGACACGACCGGCGAGACCGACGAGTACGGCCTGCCGGTCCGCCTGCCGTGGGCGGAGGACTACCGGGGCCGCGCGACGGTCGTCTACGGCCACACGCCGACCACGCACCCCGAGTGGGTCAACAACACGATCTGCCTCGACACCGGCTGCGTCTTCGGCGGCCGGCTGACCGCGCTCCGCTACCCGGAGCGCGAGCTGGTGCAGGTCCCGGCGGAGAAGACCTGGTACGAGCCGGTCAAGCCGCTCGGCGGCGGCCCGGCCCGCGACCCGGGCATGCTCGACATCGGCGACGTGACCGGCACCCGCCACGTCGAGACCCGGTTCGGCGGCCGCGTCAAGATCGCGGAGGAGAACGCGGCGGCCGCCCTGGAGGTGATGAGCCGCTTCGCGGTGGACCCGCGCTGGCTGGTCTACCTGCCGCCGACGATGGCGCCGCCCGAGACGTCCCGGCTGGACGGCTACCTGGAGCACCCGCACGAGGCGTTCGAGGAGTTCGCCGCCGCCGGGGTGCGCGAGGTCGTGTGCGAGGAGAAGCACATGGGTTCGCGCGCCGTCGCCGTGCTGGCCAGGACGCCGGAGGCGGCCGCGGCCCGGTTCGGCGTGCGCGACGGCTCGCCGGGCACCGTCTACACCAGGACCGGGCGGCCGTTCTTCGCCGACGCCGGCCCGCTCGCCGAGCGGCTGGCGGCGGCCTGCGCGCCGCTCTGGGACGAGCTGGGCTCCGACTGGGTGGTGCTCGACTGCGAGCTGCTGCCCTGGTCGGCCAAGGCCGGCGACCTGATCAGGAGCCAGTACGCCTCGGTCGGGGCGGCGGCCCGCGCGGCCCTTCCCGAGGCGGTCTCCGTGCTTGAGGCGGCGGCCGGGCGCGGGCTGGGTGTGGGCGAACTGCTGGACCGCACCCGGCGCCGCTCCTCCAACGCTGCCCTGTTCCGCGACGCCTATGCCCGTTACTGCTGGCCGGTGGACGGCCTGGAGGGGGTGAGGGTGGCCCCGTTCCAGATCCTGGCCTGCGAGGGGCGGGCGACGGCGCTGGAGCCGCACGCCTGGCACCTGGCCACGCTGGCGAGGCTGGAGGGGCCGCTGATCGCGCCCACCCGGCACGTGTTCGCCGACCTGGACTCGCCGGAGTCGCGGGCGGCGGCCACGGCCTGGTGGGAGTCGCTGACGGCGGCCGGCGGCGAGGGCATGGTGGTCAAGCCCGCCGCGTACACGCCCGGCCGGGTGCAGCCGGGGGTCAAGGTGCGCGGGCGCGAGTACCTGCGCATCATCTACGGCCCCGACTACACCGAGTCGCTGGACGTGCTGCGCCGGCGTTTCCTCGGCAAGAAGCGCTCGCTCGCGCTCCGCGAGTACGCCCTCGGCCTGGAGGCGCTCGCCCGGCTGGCGGACGGCGAGGCGGCCTGGCGGGTGCACGAGCCGGTCTTCGCGGTGCTGGCGCTGGAGTCCGAGCCGGTGGACCCGCGCCTTTAA
- a CDS encoding 3' terminal RNA ribose 2'-O-methyltransferase Hen1: MLLTITTTARPATDLGFLLHKHPERVQEFSQSAGTATVFYPEAGEERCTAALLLEIDPVALVRSRGKGSPDFSLSQYVNDRPYAASSLLAVALGDVFRTARAGRCKARPELPGRALPLELTLPALPCRGGPDLARRLFEPLGWEVEARALPLDEGFPEWGESRYVRLALRGTLRLADALNHLYVLLPVLDDGKHYWIAPDEVDKLVRAGEGWLRGHPERGLILRRYLGRRWSLARTALARLAELGDETEEHLEPALAEDAPAGETAADEAAAAEAEAAEPVDPADGQATRPRSLSARRREAVLARLEALGAASVIDLGCGQGELVGALLSRPRFTRVAGMDVSPLALTIAARKLRLDRMPDARRARLTLFQGALTYTDKRLSGYDAAVLMEVVEHVDPPRLAALERVVFGHARPRHVIVTTPNVEYNVRYAFLTGLRHPDHRFEWTRAEFAAWCGRVAAEHGYQVTFEPVGDDDPEVGPPTQMGVFTR; encoded by the coding sequence GTGCTGCTGACGATCACGACCACCGCGAGACCCGCCACCGACCTGGGCTTCCTCCTGCACAAGCATCCCGAGCGGGTGCAGGAGTTCAGCCAGTCGGCCGGCACGGCCACGGTGTTCTATCCGGAGGCGGGCGAGGAGCGCTGCACCGCCGCGCTGCTGCTGGAGATCGACCCGGTCGCGCTGGTCCGGTCGCGCGGCAAGGGCTCGCCCGACTTCAGCCTGTCGCAGTACGTCAACGACCGCCCCTACGCGGCCTCGTCGCTGCTGGCCGTGGCGCTCGGCGACGTGTTCCGCACCGCGCGGGCGGGGCGCTGCAAGGCCCGTCCCGAGCTGCCCGGCCGGGCGCTGCCGCTGGAGCTGACGCTGCCCGCGCTGCCCTGCCGGGGCGGCCCCGACCTGGCCCGGCGGCTGTTCGAGCCGCTGGGGTGGGAGGTCGAGGCGCGGGCGCTGCCGCTGGACGAGGGCTTCCCCGAGTGGGGCGAGTCGCGCTACGTCCGGCTCGCGCTGCGCGGCACGCTGCGCCTGGCCGACGCGCTCAACCACCTGTACGTGCTGCTGCCCGTGCTCGACGACGGCAAGCACTACTGGATCGCGCCGGACGAGGTGGACAAGCTCGTCCGGGCGGGGGAGGGCTGGCTGCGCGGGCACCCCGAGCGCGGCCTGATCCTCCGCCGCTACCTCGGGCGGCGCTGGTCCCTGGCGCGCACCGCCCTCGCCCGGCTGGCCGAGCTGGGCGACGAGACCGAGGAGCACCTGGAGCCCGCGCTCGCCGAGGACGCCCCGGCCGGCGAGACCGCCGCCGACGAGGCCGCCGCCGCCGAGGCGGAGGCCGCCGAGCCCGTGGACCCCGCCGATGGGCAGGCGACCAGGCCCAGGTCGCTGAGCGCCCGCCGCCGCGAGGCCGTGCTGGCCCGCCTGGAGGCGCTGGGCGCGGCGAGCGTGATCGACCTCGGCTGCGGCCAGGGCGAGCTGGTCGGCGCGCTGCTGTCGCGCCCCAGGTTCACCCGCGTGGCCGGCATGGACGTCTCCCCGCTGGCGCTCACGATCGCGGCCCGCAAGCTGCGCCTCGACCGCATGCCCGACGCCAGGCGGGCCAGGCTCACCCTGTTCCAGGGCGCGCTCACCTACACCGACAAGCGCCTGTCCGGCTACGACGCCGCCGTGCTCATGGAGGTGGTCGAGCACGTCGACCCGCCCCGCCTGGCGGCGCTGGAGCGCGTCGTGTTCGGCCACGCCCGCCCCCGGCACGTGATCGTCACCACGCCCAACGTCGAGTACAACGTCCGCTACGCGTTCCTGACCGGCCTGCGCCACCCCGACCACCGCTTCGAGTGGACCCGCGCCGAGTTCGCCGCCTGGTGCGGGCGGGTGGCGGCCGAGCACGGCTACCAGGTGACGTTCGAACCGGTCGGCGACGACGACCCCGAGGTCGGCCCGCCCACCCAGATGGGGGTGTTCACCCGATGA
- a CDS encoding LLM class F420-dependent oxidoreductase codes for MKLRIFTEPQQGATYDDLLTVAQATERLGFDAFFRSDHYQRIGSGDPGVGSTDAWITLAGLARETSSIRLGTLVSPATFRLPGPLAISVAQVDRMSGGRVELGFGTGWYDAEHTSYGIPFPPTGERFGRFEEQLEIITGLWTAEKTYSFEGSYYRLADSPALPKPAQRPRPPIIIGGFGARRTPRLAAAYADEYNLPFRSLADTEVAFDRVRRACGTTGREVVLSVAQTTVVGADRAEIERRAAAIGEDPDKLRESGLCGTPAEVVERIGRFAALGAERFYLQILDLADLEHLELIAAEVLPHV; via the coding sequence ATGAAGCTGCGGATCTTCACCGAGCCCCAGCAGGGCGCGACCTATGACGACCTGCTCACCGTCGCCCAGGCCACCGAACGGCTGGGTTTCGACGCCTTTTTCCGGTCCGACCATTACCAGCGCATCGGCTCCGGCGACCCCGGCGTCGGCTCGACCGACGCCTGGATCACGCTGGCGGGCCTGGCGAGGGAGACCTCCTCCATCCGGCTCGGCACGCTGGTGTCGCCCGCCACGTTCCGGCTCCCGGGGCCGTTGGCGATCAGCGTGGCGCAGGTGGACCGGATGAGCGGCGGCCGCGTGGAGCTGGGCTTCGGCACCGGCTGGTACGACGCCGAGCACACCTCGTACGGCATCCCGTTCCCGCCCACCGGCGAGCGCTTCGGCCGCTTCGAGGAGCAGCTGGAGATCATCACCGGCCTGTGGACGGCGGAGAAGACCTACTCCTTCGAGGGCAGCTACTACCGGCTGGCCGACTCGCCCGCGCTGCCCAAGCCCGCGCAGCGGCCCCGCCCGCCGATCATCATCGGCGGGTTCGGCGCCAGGCGCACGCCGCGCCTGGCGGCCGCGTACGCCGACGAGTACAACCTGCCGTTCCGCTCGCTCGCCGACACCGAGGTGGCCTTCGACCGGGTGCGCAGGGCGTGCGGGACGACCGGGCGCGAGGTCGTGCTGTCGGTGGCGCAGACCACGGTCGTGGGCGCCGACCGGGCCGAGATCGAGCGGCGCGCGGCGGCCATCGGCGAGGACCCGGACAAGCTGCGCGAGAGCGGCCTGTGCGGCACCCCGGCCGAGGTGGTCGAGCGCATCGGGCGGTTCGCCGCGCTCGGCGCCGAGCGGTTCTACCTGCAGATCCTCGACCTCGCGGACCTGGAGCACCTGGAGCTGATCGCCGCCGAGGTGCTGCCGCACGTGTGA
- a CDS encoding sensor histidine kinase, producing MAARPETARKILIYWMDGVVAMIAVIIVAFTVGRLMAGAISPAHAAVTIACQLGLCGLFPFVLREGFDHRPRPTWKLLLSGLFALGATLLRPPTLDNTAPWIELGTLWLAGAALYLPPRVTAGLSAAVAVLFTAYSALVYGQSWTGVLAGITLNIVLMVPAMILWRWLWWIIRDANNGREARARLAVAEERLRFARDLHDLLGHSLSVITLKSELAAKLATKDAGRALAEMTEVRGLAGDSLAKVQQAVHGYQALDLDQELAGVRAALEASGARCAVRARAGGLSPAARALLAWVVREGGTNVLKHSEARNCSITIEGGVLEMRNDGVPAAGPGTGATFGAGAAPGVGAAPGAGAASGAGAGAASGSGLRGLAERLAEAGGTLSAAPGPGGEFVLRASVPVAGEVREAVSA from the coding sequence ATGGCGGCTCGTCCGGAGACGGCCAGGAAGATCCTGATCTACTGGATGGACGGCGTCGTCGCGATGATCGCCGTCATCATCGTCGCGTTCACCGTCGGCCGCCTGATGGCGGGCGCGATCTCACCCGCGCACGCCGCCGTCACCATCGCCTGCCAGCTCGGGCTGTGCGGGTTGTTCCCCTTCGTCCTGCGCGAGGGCTTCGACCACCGGCCGCGCCCCACCTGGAAGCTGCTGCTGTCGGGGCTGTTCGCGCTCGGCGCGACGCTGCTGCGCCCGCCCACCCTCGACAACACCGCGCCGTGGATCGAGCTGGGCACGTTGTGGCTGGCCGGGGCCGCCCTGTACCTGCCGCCGCGGGTCACGGCGGGCCTGTCGGCGGCCGTGGCCGTCCTGTTCACCGCCTACTCCGCGCTCGTGTACGGCCAGAGCTGGACCGGCGTGCTGGCCGGGATCACGCTCAACATCGTCCTCATGGTCCCGGCCATGATCCTGTGGCGCTGGCTCTGGTGGATCATCAGGGACGCCAACAACGGCCGCGAGGCGAGGGCCCGGCTGGCCGTCGCCGAGGAGCGGCTGCGCTTCGCCCGTGACCTGCACGACCTGCTCGGCCACAGCCTGTCGGTGATCACGCTGAAGAGCGAGCTGGCCGCCAAGCTGGCCACCAAGGACGCCGGGCGGGCGCTGGCGGAGATGACCGAGGTCCGGGGGCTGGCCGGCGACTCGCTGGCCAAGGTACAGCAGGCCGTGCACGGCTACCAGGCGCTCGATCTGGACCAGGAGCTGGCCGGGGTGCGGGCGGCGCTGGAGGCGTCGGGGGCGCGGTGCGCCGTCCGGGCCAGGGCCGGCGGGCTGTCGCCGGCGGCGCGGGCGCTGCTGGCGTGGGTGGTGCGCGAGGGCGGCACGAACGTGCTCAAGCACAGCGAGGCGCGGAACTGCTCGATCACGATCGAGGGCGGCGTCCTGGAGATGCGCAACGACGGCGTCCCTGCGGCCGGTCCCGGGACGGGCGCCACCTTCGGGGCGGGTGCCGCTCCCGGGGTGGGTGCCGCTCCCGGGGCGGGTGCCGCTTCCGGGGCGGGGGCTGGGGCGGCGTCCGGGAGCGGGCTGCGCGGGCTGGCGGAGCGGCTGGCCGAGGCGGGCGGCACCCTGTCCGCGGCGCCCGGGCCCGGGGGCGAGTTCGTGCTGCGCGCGAGCGTGCCGGTCGCGGGCGAGGTACGCGAGGCGGTGTCCGCGTGA
- a CDS encoding sensor histidine kinase produces the protein MSGRTTRDDAAATGRADAGATGRADAGGSVLEAGRRLGRGPIDRLRNATRLDKVRWVIVYSTDIVPLLSLLGFYGLHLQLQAGMWPPLAGAAAVLLAVFVVLGTRPFRVAVRGGRRPTALLAVTGVIAVLLCGVAVVWALPAWLGILTPFARRRTVVVLSVAGLAGITLLVALSGADPADTVLLAASLTFLVVVCVGATLANLRLWRLAQEAHEGEEALARLAVSEERLRFARDLNDLLGQSLTDVAARTARAERRLRADPEAAAAEMFEVRDLSRRSLREVRAVVQNYRAIDLDEVLASVRAVLEAADVRCTVRADTAALSPESRTLLATVVREGATNVLKHSRAEHCAIVIEDGVLEMSNDGVSGPAGRHAPNGLAGLADRLRAAGGTLEAAPAPEGRYLLRAAVPA, from the coding sequence GTGAGCGGCCGGACCACGCGAGACGACGCCGCCGCGACCGGGCGGGCCGACGCCGGCGCGACCGGGCGGGCCGACGCCGGCGGGAGTGTGCTGGAGGCGGGGCGGCGCCTGGGGCGGGGGCCGATCGACCGGCTGCGGAACGCGACCCGGCTCGACAAGGTCCGCTGGGTGATCGTCTACTCCACCGACATCGTGCCGCTGCTCAGCCTGCTCGGCTTCTACGGCCTCCACCTGCAGCTCCAGGCGGGCATGTGGCCGCCGCTCGCCGGAGCCGCCGCCGTGCTGCTGGCGGTCTTCGTCGTGCTCGGCACCCGGCCGTTCCGGGTGGCGGTGCGCGGCGGCCGCCGGCCGACGGCGCTGCTGGCGGTGACCGGGGTGATCGCCGTGCTCCTGTGCGGGGTGGCCGTCGTGTGGGCGCTGCCGGCCTGGCTCGGGATCCTGACGCCGTTCGCCCGCAGGCGCACCGTCGTCGTCCTGTCGGTGGCCGGGCTCGCGGGGATCACCCTGCTGGTGGCGCTGAGCGGCGCGGACCCGGCGGACACGGTGCTGCTGGCGGCGTCCCTGACGTTCCTGGTCGTGGTCTGCGTGGGCGCGACGCTGGCGAACCTGCGGCTGTGGCGGCTGGCGCAGGAGGCGCACGAGGGCGAGGAGGCGCTGGCCCGGCTGGCGGTCTCGGAGGAGCGCCTGCGCTTTGCCCGCGACCTCAACGACCTGCTCGGCCAGAGCCTCACCGACGTGGCCGCCCGCACCGCCCGCGCCGAGCGGCGGCTGCGGGCGGACCCGGAGGCGGCGGCGGCCGAGATGTTCGAGGTGCGCGACCTGTCGCGGCGGTCGCTGCGCGAGGTGCGCGCCGTCGTGCAGAACTACCGGGCGATCGACCTGGACGAGGTGCTGGCCAGCGTACGGGCGGTGCTGGAGGCGGCGGACGTGCGCTGCACCGTCCGCGCCGACACGGCCGCGCTGTCGCCCGAGTCCCGCACGCTGCTGGCCACGGTCGTCCGCGAGGGCGCCACCAACGTGCTGAAGCACAGCCGGGCCGAGCACTGCGCGATCGTCATCGAGGACGGCGTCCTGGAGATGTCCAACGACGGGGTGAGCGGCCCGGCGGGCCGGCACGCGCCGAACGGGCTGGCGGGCCTCGCCGACCGGCTGCGCGCGGCGGGCGGCACCCTGGAGGCCGCGCCCGCCCCCGAGGGCCGTTACCTGCTGCGGGCCGCGGTGCCCGCGTGA
- a CDS encoding response regulator transcription factor, producing the protein MTIRVLLADDEHLVRGAIAALLDLEEGIEVVAQVGRGDEVLGAVSEHRPDVAVLDIEMPGMDGLSAAEQISHQCKIVILTSLGRPGYLRRAMAAGVSGFLGKDASAEELAMAIRKVQGGGRYLDAELAAAAMAAGDSPLTERERDALRLAGDGATIARIAGELHLTEGTVRNYLSSAMTKLNAQNRLEAIRTAQRMGWL; encoded by the coding sequence ATGACCATTCGCGTGCTGCTCGCCGACGACGAGCATCTCGTCCGCGGCGCCATCGCGGCCCTGCTGGACCTGGAGGAAGGCATCGAGGTGGTCGCCCAGGTGGGGCGGGGCGACGAGGTGCTGGGCGCGGTGTCGGAGCACCGGCCGGACGTGGCCGTGCTCGACATCGAGATGCCCGGCATGGACGGGCTGAGCGCCGCCGAGCAGATCAGCCACCAGTGCAAGATCGTCATCCTGACGAGTCTGGGCCGGCCCGGCTACCTGCGCCGGGCGATGGCGGCGGGCGTGAGCGGCTTCCTCGGCAAGGACGCCTCCGCCGAGGAGCTGGCCATGGCGATCCGCAAGGTCCAGGGCGGCGGGCGCTACCTGGACGCCGAGCTGGCGGCGGCGGCCATGGCGGCCGGCGACAGCCCGCTGACCGAGCGCGAGCGCGACGCCCTGCGGCTGGCCGGCGACGGGGCGACGATCGCGCGGATCGCGGGCGAGCTGCACCTGACCGAGGGCACCGTCCGCAACTACCTGTCCAGCGCGATGACCAAGCTCAACGCCCAGAACCGGCTGGAGGCCATCCGCACCGCGCAGCGCATGGGCTGGCTCTGA